One window of the Burkholderia ubonensis subsp. mesacidophila genome contains the following:
- a CDS encoding methyl-accepting chemotaxis protein has product MTIKAKLLGGFGLLAAVVVIVSGMALKALSDTNDEFSRYMNGVNVRAGLSAQVRTAVDRRAIAARNLVLVTKPADFDLELAEVQRAHQDVQERLGKLKDMMTTGNTTARARELVAEIARIESSYGPVALKIVSLAQSGKKDEAIAEMNDHCRPLLAQLVSATNAYASFTHERERMIAQAFADRYAFDRNVLTAISVVAIVLAVAGGLWMTRMITTPIVTAVGVARTVADGDLGSHIDVRGNDETRDLLDALHTMNARLIGIVSRVRDSSSSIATAVGEIAAGNLDLSQRTEEQAASLQETAATMEQFTSTVRHNAENAQQASTLAANASDVAQRGSAVVGRVVDAMSEIGDSSSKIADITGIIEGIAFQTNILALNAAVEAARAGEQGRGFAVVASEVRSLAQRSSSAAKEIKALITASVQTIRDGSTLAGEAGRTMLDVTQAVARVTDIMGEIAAASAEQSRGIEQVNVTITQMDQTTQQNAALVEQAAAASKSLEAQGHELSETVAAFRMPGGERAQSSGYPHAAGARGAWRAVAA; this is encoded by the coding sequence ATGACCATCAAAGCAAAACTGCTTGGCGGCTTCGGCCTGCTCGCCGCGGTCGTCGTGATCGTGTCGGGCATGGCGCTCAAGGCGTTGTCCGACACCAACGACGAGTTTTCCCGGTACATGAACGGCGTCAACGTGCGGGCCGGCTTGTCCGCGCAGGTTCGCACCGCGGTCGACCGGCGCGCGATCGCGGCGCGCAACCTCGTGCTCGTCACGAAACCGGCCGACTTCGATCTCGAGCTTGCCGAGGTGCAGCGCGCGCACCAGGACGTGCAGGAGCGGCTCGGCAAGCTGAAGGACATGATGACCACCGGCAACACGACCGCGCGCGCACGCGAGCTGGTCGCCGAGATCGCGCGCATCGAATCCAGCTACGGGCCGGTCGCGCTCAAGATCGTGAGCCTCGCGCAGAGCGGCAAGAAGGACGAGGCGATCGCGGAGATGAACGACCACTGCCGTCCGCTGCTCGCGCAGCTCGTGAGCGCCACCAATGCGTACGCATCCTTCACGCATGAGCGGGAACGCATGATCGCGCAGGCATTCGCGGACCGCTACGCGTTCGACCGCAACGTGCTCACGGCGATCAGCGTGGTCGCGATCGTGCTCGCGGTCGCCGGCGGGTTGTGGATGACGCGCATGATCACGACGCCGATCGTCACGGCGGTCGGCGTCGCACGCACGGTCGCCGACGGCGATCTCGGCAGCCATATCGACGTGCGCGGCAACGACGAGACGCGCGACCTGCTCGACGCGCTGCATACGATGAACGCTCGGCTGATCGGCATCGTGAGCCGCGTGCGCGATTCGTCGAGCAGCATCGCGACCGCAGTGGGCGAGATCGCGGCGGGCAACCTCGACCTGAGCCAGCGGACCGAGGAGCAAGCCGCGTCGCTGCAGGAAACGGCCGCGACGATGGAGCAGTTCACGTCGACGGTGCGCCACAACGCGGAAAACGCGCAGCAGGCCAGCACGCTCGCCGCGAATGCGTCGGACGTCGCACAGCGCGGCAGCGCCGTGGTCGGGCGCGTGGTCGACGCGATGTCGGAGATCGGCGACAGCTCGTCGAAGATCGCGGACATCACCGGCATCATCGAAGGCATCGCGTTCCAGACCAACATCCTCGCGCTGAACGCGGCCGTCGAAGCCGCGCGCGCAGGCGAACAGGGGCGCGGCTTCGCGGTCGTCGCGAGCGAGGTGCGCAGCCTCGCGCAGCGCTCGTCGAGTGCGGCGAAGGAGATCAAGGCGCTGATCACCGCGTCGGTGCAGACGATTCGCGATGGTTCGACGCTCGCGGGCGAGGCCGGCAGGACGATGCTCGACGTCACGCAGGCAGTGGCGCGCGTGACCGACATCATGGGCGAGATCGCGGCGGCGTCCGCCGAGCAGAGCCGCGGGATCGAGCAGGTCAACGTGACGATTACGCAGATGGATCAGACGACGCAGCAGAACGCGGCGCTCGTCGAGCAGGCTGCGGCGGCGTCGAAGTCGCTCGAGGCGCAGGGGCACGAGCTGAGCGAGACGGTTGCCGCGTTCCGGATGCCGGGCGGCGAGCGGGCGCAGTCGAGCGGCTATCCGCATGCGGCCGGCGCGCGCGGCGCGTGGCGTGCGGTTGCCGCATGA
- a CDS encoding OsmC family protein: MSEERVSVDVAQRERFHFEVRFTGTDLPMMLTDEPPPLGLGSGPNPVRLLAASVAHCLAASLLFALEKQRIDPQPVAAHIDVDMLQNETGRVRVGAMSVRLSIGKAWADLAQASRALEQFDAYCVVTESVRTGIPVSVDVCDVNGAVLEDVQTRL; encoded by the coding sequence ATGAGCGAAGAGCGTGTGTCGGTCGACGTCGCACAACGCGAACGTTTCCATTTCGAGGTCCGCTTTACCGGCACGGACCTGCCCATGATGCTGACCGACGAGCCGCCGCCGCTCGGCCTCGGCAGCGGACCGAACCCGGTGCGTCTGCTGGCGGCGTCGGTCGCGCATTGTCTCGCGGCGAGCCTGCTGTTCGCGCTCGAGAAACAACGTATCGATCCGCAGCCGGTGGCCGCGCATATCGACGTCGACATGCTGCAGAACGAAACCGGGCGCGTGCGGGTGGGGGCGATGTCGGTGCGGCTGTCGATCGGCAAGGCGTGGGCTGATCTCGCGCAGGCGTCGCGCGCGCTCGAGCAGTTCGATGCCTATTGCGTCGTCACCGAAAGCGTGCGCACCGGCATTCCGGTATCGGTGGACGTGTGCGACGTGAACGGCGCGGTGCTCGAAGACGTGCAGACGAGACTGTAA
- a CDS encoding adenosylcobalamin-dependent ribonucleoside-diphosphate reductase, protein MDEQPLCAAVLADRYARAGETTRAAIFRRVAHALALAEPMTSRARVEQLFYRNMQRGAIGGGRIMANAGAGAEGTMVNCFVHPVAMPGVASLAAVHAALAHALDEARITLLMGGGVGYDFSPLPPAAAYERRGADTPDVCTAIDRFDIVCRALPYAGPRRGAQMAVLRCDHPDIVEFVEAKHGRRRWPTFSLAVGVTDAFMEAVAGNLPWTLRHRVPPCSPACTQTALPDGSWTYATVPARALWHVIVNEARDSSEPRLLFLDTIDAADSLRAHERIDATDPCSEQPLPAYGSCVLGPIDLSRFVRHPFGVDGEPHFDFAAFAEAVRVLVRMLDNAIDLTVWPLAEHAREAHEKRRIGVGVTGLADALTMLRLRYDCGAARMVAREIALTMRQHAFSASASLAAERGVFPAYDAADYLDGPAHRAPLPLTVRETIARHGLRNSHVMSFAPAGSVSLAFGDNCSHGIEPAIEWVERREVRTGDNHLHAIRAENHAYRLFRQLHGEHAPLPDYFAKAADIAPADHVSMLSALQPCVDAAISKTVNVDRRCSLAQIDALFFVAWRERLKSIRIFRPDPTFPSVFPGGAFGLMDAHPC, encoded by the coding sequence ATGGACGAACAACCGCTATGCGCCGCCGTGCTCGCCGATCGTTATGCGCGCGCGGGCGAGACGACGCGCGCGGCGATTTTCCGGCGGGTCGCGCATGCGCTCGCGCTTGCCGAGCCGATGACGTCGCGCGCGCGCGTCGAGCAGCTGTTCTATCGCAACATGCAGCGCGGCGCGATCGGCGGCGGACGCATCATGGCCAACGCGGGCGCCGGCGCGGAAGGCACGATGGTCAACTGCTTCGTGCATCCGGTCGCGATGCCCGGCGTCGCCTCGCTCGCCGCCGTGCATGCAGCGCTCGCGCACGCACTCGACGAGGCGCGCATCACGCTGCTGATGGGCGGCGGCGTCGGCTACGATTTCTCGCCGTTGCCGCCGGCCGCGGCCTACGAGCGGCGCGGCGCCGACACGCCGGACGTGTGCACGGCGATCGACCGCTTCGACATCGTGTGCCGCGCGCTTCCCTATGCGGGCCCGCGTCGCGGCGCGCAGATGGCGGTCCTGCGCTGCGATCATCCCGACATCGTCGAATTCGTCGAAGCAAAGCACGGCCGGCGGCGCTGGCCGACCTTCAGCCTCGCGGTGGGCGTGACCGACGCCTTCATGGAAGCGGTCGCCGGCAACCTGCCGTGGACGTTGCGGCACCGCGTGCCGCCCTGCTCGCCGGCCTGCACGCAGACCGCGCTGCCGGACGGCAGCTGGACCTACGCGACGGTGCCCGCGCGTGCGCTCTGGCATGTGATCGTCAACGAGGCGCGCGACAGCTCCGAGCCGCGGCTGCTGTTTCTCGACACGATCGACGCGGCCGATTCGCTGCGCGCGCACGAGCGCATCGATGCGACGGACCCGTGCAGCGAGCAGCCGCTTCCCGCGTACGGCAGTTGCGTACTCGGGCCGATCGACCTGTCGCGGTTCGTGCGTCATCCGTTCGGCGTCGACGGCGAGCCGCATTTCGATTTCGCGGCATTTGCCGAAGCCGTGCGAGTGCTGGTGCGCATGCTCGACAACGCGATCGACCTGACCGTGTGGCCGCTCGCCGAGCATGCGCGCGAAGCGCATGAGAAGCGGCGCATCGGCGTCGGCGTGACGGGGCTCGCCGATGCGCTGACGATGCTGCGCCTGCGCTACGACTGCGGCGCCGCGCGCATGGTCGCGCGCGAGATCGCGCTGACGATGCGCCAGCATGCGTTCTCCGCGTCGGCGTCGCTCGCGGCCGAGCGCGGCGTGTTTCCCGCCTACGACGCCGCCGACTATCTCGACGGCCCCGCGCATCGTGCGCCGCTGCCGCTCACCGTGCGCGAGACGATCGCGCGCCACGGGCTGCGCAACAGCCACGTGATGTCGTTCGCGCCGGCGGGCAGCGTGAGCCTCGCGTTCGGCGACAACTGCTCGCACGGCATCGAGCCCGCGATCGAATGGGTCGAGCGCCGCGAGGTGCGCACTGGAGACAACCACCTGCATGCGATTCGTGCGGAGAATCACGCGTACCGGCTGTTTCGTCAGCTGCATGGCGAGCACGCGCCGCTGCCCGATTATTTCGCGAAGGCGGCCGACATCGCACCGGCCGATCACGTGTCGATGCTCTCCGCGCTTCAGCCCTGCGTCGACGCGGCAATCTCGAAAACGGTCAACGTCGACCGTCGCTGCTCGCTCGCGCAAATCGACGCGCTGTTCTTCGTCGCGTGGCGCGAACGCCTGAAAAGCATCAGGATCTTCCGCCCCGATCCGACGTTCCCGTCGGTGTTCCCCGGCGGCGCGTTCGGGCTGATGGATGCCCATCCGTGCTGA
- a CDS encoding glutathione S-transferase family protein, whose protein sequence is MTVELYGHPFASFVWKPLIALYERDVPFTFRMVDPDHPENHARMAALSPTGQFPALVDGDTAITQSNAVIEYLDLFHGDGGPMVPEDAREALDARMMADVFDDYVNAPMQRIVGDALRAEDERDPRGVADAHALLDRSYGWLDARLQVKEWAACGRFTIADCAAAPALFYADWVHPIAERHAALAAYRARLLARPSVARVVDEARPYRRFFPLGAPERD, encoded by the coding sequence ATGACGGTCGAACTTTACGGGCACCCGTTCGCGTCGTTCGTCTGGAAGCCGCTGATCGCGCTCTACGAGCGCGACGTGCCCTTCACGTTCCGGATGGTCGATCCCGATCATCCGGAGAACCACGCACGCATGGCCGCGCTCTCGCCCACCGGGCAATTTCCGGCGCTGGTCGACGGGGATACGGCGATCACGCAAAGCAATGCCGTGATCGAATATCTCGACCTGTTTCACGGCGACGGCGGGCCGATGGTGCCGGAGGACGCGCGTGAGGCGCTGGACGCGCGGATGATGGCCGACGTGTTCGACGATTACGTCAACGCGCCGATGCAGCGGATCGTCGGCGATGCGTTGCGTGCGGAAGACGAACGGGACCCGCGCGGCGTGGCCGACGCGCATGCGCTGCTCGATCGCAGCTACGGCTGGCTGGACGCGCGTCTGCAGGTGAAGGAATGGGCCGCGTGCGGGCGATTCACGATCGCCGATTGCGCCGCCGCGCCGGCGCTGTTCTATGCGGACTGGGTTCATCCGATTGCCGAGCGCCATGCCGCGCTCGCCGCGTACCGGGCGCGGCTGCTGGCCCGCCCTTCCGTGGCCCGCGTCGTCGACGAGGCGCGGCCCTATCGGCGCTTCTTCCCGTTGGGCGCGCCCGAGCGGGACTAG
- a CDS encoding type VI secretion system amidase effector protein Tae4, with translation MTRPGFIAAWAASQRIYDPENPGAKVAKIIGGYVEKNINNPDPKQRWSNTCAVRMSYILNHAGLTIPAIPGKTVSGADKRQYFFRVKDLIAFLEQRWGKPEIVKYPPSGGGTLASKKGIVLFEVSGWDDAQGHATLFDGKACYDHCYFNEPEARYRTDRANFWSLP, from the coding sequence ATGACACGACCTGGCTTCATTGCTGCATGGGCCGCTTCGCAGCGAATTTACGATCCCGAAAATCCAGGTGCCAAGGTTGCCAAAATAATCGGCGGATATGTTGAGAAGAACATCAATAACCCCGATCCAAAACAGCGCTGGAGCAACACCTGTGCGGTGCGAATGAGCTACATCTTGAATCACGCCGGATTGACCATTCCAGCTATTCCAGGGAAAACGGTATCAGGGGCAGATAAGCGCCAATACTTCTTCCGGGTTAAAGACCTTATTGCATTTCTTGAGCAACGATGGGGCAAACCCGAAATCGTCAAATATCCACCGTCGGGCGGAGGGACGCTCGCCAGCAAGAAAGGCATCGTTTTGTTTGAGGTTTCCGGCTGGGACGATGCCCAGGGACATGCCACGCTGTTCGATGGCAAAGCCTGCTACGACCACTGCTATTTCAACGAGCCAGAAGCGAGATACCGCACCGACCGTGCGAACTTTTGGAGCCTGCCGTGA
- the otsA gene encoding alpha,alpha-trehalose-phosphate synthase (UDP-forming), with amino-acid sequence MSRLVVVSNRIADPRKAAAGGLAVAVRDSLQETGGVWFGWSGRLRGEDDHPSRGDDVQIQNVGGIQLATIDLDPQDYDAYYLGYSNNVLWPVFHYRLDLAQFDRRFADGYRRVNQLFARKLYPLLRPDDVVWVHDYQLIPLAAELRAIGCMNPIGFFLHIPMPPPPIMAAIPEHEWLMRSLFAYDLVGFQTESDLLHFEHYVEAEAGAARLPDGRLRAFGRTLSAGAFPIGINVDEFASLAGDRDGIAMFERMRDEYSRRQLLVGVDRLDYTKGLPQRVQAFRQLLEQYPENRNRATLIQIAAPSREDLGAYDDLRREMDSLCGAINGDYGELEWMPMRYIHRTVARRRLPGLYRASRVALVTPLRDGMNLVAKEFLAAQDETDPGVLVLSRFAGAAEQMKEALLVNPYDTQGTAQAIQRALTMSIDERRQRYAALMATVRKYDVHWWRTRFLDALADASEVADAAQP; translated from the coding sequence GTGAGCCGTCTCGTCGTCGTTTCGAATCGCATCGCAGATCCACGTAAAGCCGCCGCAGGCGGCCTCGCCGTCGCAGTCCGGGACAGCCTGCAGGAAACGGGCGGCGTATGGTTCGGCTGGAGCGGCCGGTTGCGCGGCGAGGACGACCATCCGAGCCGCGGCGACGACGTGCAGATCCAGAACGTCGGCGGCATCCAGCTCGCGACGATCGACCTCGATCCGCAAGACTACGACGCGTACTACCTCGGCTATTCCAACAACGTGCTGTGGCCGGTGTTTCACTACCGGCTCGACCTCGCGCAATTCGACCGACGTTTCGCGGACGGCTATCGCCGCGTCAACCAGCTCTTTGCGCGCAAGCTGTACCCGCTGCTGCGTCCCGACGACGTCGTGTGGGTGCACGACTATCAGCTGATTCCGCTCGCGGCCGAGTTGCGCGCGATCGGCTGCATGAATCCGATCGGCTTCTTCCTGCACATTCCGATGCCGCCGCCGCCGATCATGGCGGCGATCCCGGAGCACGAATGGCTGATGCGCTCGCTGTTCGCGTACGACCTCGTCGGCTTCCAGACGGAAAGCGACCTGCTGCACTTCGAGCACTACGTGGAAGCGGAAGCCGGCGCGGCGCGCCTGCCCGACGGCCGGCTGCGTGCCTTCGGCCGCACGTTGTCGGCGGGCGCGTTTCCGATCGGCATCAACGTCGACGAATTCGCATCGCTCGCGGGCGACCGCGACGGCATCGCGATGTTCGAACGGATGCGCGACGAGTATTCGCGCCGCCAACTGCTCGTCGGCGTCGACCGCCTCGACTACACAAAAGGCCTGCCGCAGCGCGTGCAGGCGTTCCGCCAACTGCTCGAGCAGTACCCGGAGAACCGCAATCGCGCGACGCTGATCCAGATCGCCGCGCCGAGCCGCGAAGACCTCGGCGCCTACGACGACCTGCGGCGCGAGATGGACAGCCTGTGCGGCGCGATCAACGGCGACTACGGCGAGCTCGAATGGATGCCGATGCGCTACATCCATCGCACGGTCGCGCGCCGGCGGCTGCCGGGCCTCTACCGCGCGAGCCGCGTCGCGCTCGTCACGCCGCTGCGCGACGGGATGAATCTCGTCGCGAAGGAATTCCTTGCCGCGCAGGACGAGACCGATCCGGGCGTGCTCGTGCTGTCGCGCTTCGCAGGAGCCGCCGAGCAGATGAAGGAAGCGCTGCTCGTCAATCCGTACGACACGCAAGGCACCGCGCAGGCGATCCAGCGCGCGCTCACGATGTCGATCGACGAGCGCCGGCAGCGCTACGCGGCGCTGATGGCGACCGTGCGCAAGTACGACGTGCACTGGTGGCGCACGCGCTTTCTCGATGCGCTCGCCGATGCATCGGAGGTCGCCGACGCGGCACAGCCGTGA
- a CDS encoding ArsR/SmtB family transcription factor: MIEYSEQLDRAFHALADATRRGMLERLSRGPASVSELAEPYDTSLAAIHQHVQVLEASGLVVTEKRGRVRECRISAEAVQRVENWLSERRLLWESRFDRLGKLLESDERKGDER, from the coding sequence ATGATTGAGTATTCGGAACAACTTGATAGAGCCTTCCACGCGCTCGCGGACGCGACGCGCCGGGGGATGCTCGAGCGCCTGTCGCGCGGGCCGGCGTCGGTGAGCGAACTGGCCGAGCCGTACGACACGTCCCTCGCCGCGATCCACCAGCACGTGCAGGTGCTCGAGGCGAGCGGGCTCGTCGTGACGGAAAAGCGCGGGCGCGTCCGCGAATGCCGGATCTCCGCCGAGGCGGTCCAGCGCGTGGAAAACTGGCTGAGCGAGCGTCGCCTCCTCTGGGAGAGCCGCTTCGATCGCCTTGGCAAACTGCTTGAAAGCGATGAACGCAAAGGAGACGAAAGATGA
- a CDS encoding SRPBCC family protein → MKETPFFHGTFTLSRVWAARPDRVFAAWSDPDLKAQWFAGPTERWTLQRRSMDFRVGGAEVLEGRFDESGMVTLFEARYHVIEPARRLVYSYDLHHSGRFHSVTLSSLELEPQGNGTRVSYTEQIVFLDGKDGTADRRHGSGLMYDAIETTLRSSGAIQ, encoded by the coding sequence ATGAAGGAAACCCCGTTTTTCCACGGCACCTTCACGTTGAGCCGCGTGTGGGCGGCCCGGCCCGACCGGGTGTTCGCCGCGTGGTCCGATCCGGACCTCAAGGCCCAGTGGTTCGCCGGCCCGACCGAGCGCTGGACGCTGCAGCGCCGCTCGATGGATTTTCGGGTGGGCGGCGCCGAGGTGCTGGAAGGCCGCTTCGACGAAAGCGGCATGGTGACGCTGTTCGAGGCCCGCTATCACGTGATCGAGCCGGCCCGGCGCCTCGTCTACAGCTACGATCTCCATCACTCCGGGCGCTTTCATTCGGTCACGCTGTCGAGCCTGGAGCTCGAACCGCAGGGCAACGGGACGCGCGTCTCCTACACCGAGCAGATCGTGTTCCTGGACGGCAAGGACGGCACCGCCGATCGCCGCCACGGGAGCGGACTCATGTACGACGCAATCGAGACCACCCTTCGGTCCTCGGGAGCCATCCAATGA
- a CDS encoding TonB-dependent receptor, producing MLLATVAHGQADTAPGQSGDRPLAPIFVTANPLGDAQLIAPTAQLSGDALTRRQADSLGETLNGLPGVSTTTYGPMVGRPIIRGMDGDRIRLLQNGVAAYDASSLSYDHAVPQDPLTIERVEIVRGPAALLYGGNAVGGVVNTIDNRIPRDAIEGVTGAVDARYGGANSVRAGAAQVEGGNGRFAFHVDAFDRETSKLRIPGYARSDAQRALDGPDRPQPYGSVPNSDGRAHGGSVGASYTWADGFTGLSYSGYESNYGSVAEDDVRLKMRQERLALASEVRNLSGPFSQLKFDFAYTDYRHKEVDHGETATMFRNRGYEARIEARHRKIGPFEGALGVQFGQNRFSALGDETLVPSTRTTSVALFGLEEWKVSDALKLSVGGRYEHVKLQPDPAGAEKFAGAQPRDFNAGSVSAGALFSLTPVWSVAASVAYTERAPTFYELYSNGPHDATGQFLIGNPNASKEKAVSTDLSLRYASGPNRGSVGVFYNRFSNYLTEFNTGRIVDSDGDPVAPGADGALSEAVYRGVRAEFYGVELDGKWRAFARRGHTVDLELTADYTHARNVDTGQPLPRIAPLRTTLAADYGYGPFGARAQVTHAWSQHRVPDNDLPTAGYTSLGVMLTYKFRVGATRWLAYLRGDNLTNQDIRYASSVVRGFAPEGGRSVMAGLRTTF from the coding sequence ATGCTGCTCGCCACCGTGGCCCACGGCCAGGCCGATACGGCGCCCGGCCAATCCGGCGATCGCCCGCTCGCGCCGATCTTCGTGACCGCGAACCCGCTCGGCGATGCGCAGTTGATCGCGCCGACCGCCCAGTTGTCCGGCGACGCGCTGACGCGCCGCCAGGCCGATTCGCTCGGCGAGACGCTGAACGGCCTGCCCGGCGTGTCGACGACGACCTACGGGCCGATGGTCGGCCGCCCGATCATCCGCGGCATGGACGGCGACAGGATCCGGCTGCTGCAGAACGGCGTCGCCGCCTATGACGCGTCGTCGCTGTCGTACGACCACGCAGTGCCGCAGGACCCGCTGACGATCGAGCGCGTCGAGATCGTGCGCGGCCCGGCCGCGCTGCTGTACGGCGGCAACGCGGTCGGCGGCGTCGTCAACACGATAGACAACCGCATCCCGCGCGACGCGATCGAAGGCGTGACGGGCGCGGTCGATGCGCGCTACGGCGGTGCGAACTCGGTGCGCGCGGGTGCCGCGCAGGTCGAGGGCGGCAACGGCCGCTTCGCGTTCCACGTCGACGCGTTCGATCGCGAGACGAGCAAGCTGCGGATTCCCGGCTACGCACGCAGCGACGCGCAGCGTGCGCTCGACGGCCCGGACCGGCCTCAGCCGTACGGCAGCGTGCCGAACAGCGACGGCCGCGCGCACGGCGGCTCGGTCGGCGCGTCGTACACGTGGGCGGACGGCTTCACGGGCCTCTCGTACAGCGGCTACGAGTCGAACTACGGCTCGGTCGCCGAAGACGACGTGCGCCTGAAGATGCGCCAGGAGCGCCTCGCGCTCGCGTCCGAGGTGCGCAACCTGAGCGGGCCGTTCTCGCAGCTGAAGTTCGATTTCGCGTACACCGATTACCGGCACAAGGAAGTCGACCATGGCGAAACCGCGACGATGTTCCGCAATCGCGGCTACGAGGCGCGCATCGAGGCCCGCCACCGTAAGATCGGCCCGTTCGAGGGCGCGCTGGGCGTGCAGTTCGGCCAGAACCGGTTCTCCGCGCTCGGCGACGAAACGCTCGTGCCGAGCACGCGCACGACGAGCGTCGCGCTGTTCGGGCTCGAGGAATGGAAGGTGTCGGACGCGCTGAAGCTGAGCGTCGGCGGCCGCTACGAGCACGTGAAGCTGCAGCCCGACCCGGCCGGCGCCGAGAAATTCGCCGGCGCGCAGCCGCGCGACTTCAACGCGGGCAGCGTGTCCGCCGGCGCGCTGTTTTCGCTCACGCCGGTGTGGTCGGTCGCGGCGAGCGTCGCGTACACCGAGCGCGCGCCGACGTTCTACGAGCTGTATTCGAACGGCCCGCATGACGCGACCGGCCAGTTCCTGATCGGCAACCCGAACGCGTCAAAGGAAAAGGCGGTGTCGACCGACCTGTCGCTGCGCTACGCAAGCGGGCCGAACCGCGGCAGCGTCGGCGTGTTCTACAACCGTTTCTCGAACTACCTGACCGAGTTCAACACGGGCCGCATCGTCGACAGCGACGGCGATCCGGTCGCGCCGGGCGCGGACGGCGCGCTGTCCGAAGCGGTCTACCGCGGCGTGCGCGCCGAGTTCTACGGCGTCGAGCTCGACGGCAAGTGGCGCGCGTTCGCACGGCGCGGCCACACGGTCGACCTCGAGCTGACCGCCGACTATACGCATGCGCGCAACGTCGACACCGGCCAGCCGCTGCCGCGCATCGCGCCGCTGCGCACGACGCTCGCGGCCGACTACGGCTATGGGCCGTTCGGCGCGCGCGCGCAGGTCACGCACGCGTGGTCGCAGCATCGCGTGCCGGACAACGACCTGCCGACTGCCGGCTACACGTCGCTCGGCGTGATGCTGACCTACAAGTTCCGGGTCGGCGCGACGCGCTGGCTCGCGTATCTGCGCGGCGACAACCTGACGAACCAGGACATCCGCTACGCGAGCTCGGTGGTGCGCGGGTTCGCGCCGGAAGGCGGCCGCAGCGTGATGGCCGGCTTGCGGACGACGTTCTGA
- a CDS encoding type VI secretion system amidase immunity protein Tai4, with protein MKRSFLVLLTMLALTASTTHAKDQTFASPQAGARTYAQNYRDMILATCIANAYKNDKDAPVDAGSSVSALRDWTSYDMEKSPDAVKSLVDRYLARDYHNPLAESEIKGIRFDFLKCLDLYHSKELDILVKQLVINPGRTYRQDNASPAARK; from the coding sequence ATGAAGCGCTCATTTCTCGTCTTGCTGACCATGCTCGCGTTAACGGCATCCACGACGCATGCAAAGGATCAAACATTTGCTTCGCCGCAGGCGGGGGCTCGAACTTACGCGCAGAATTACAGAGACATGATTCTTGCCACGTGCATAGCGAATGCCTATAAAAACGACAAAGACGCACCGGTTGATGCCGGCAGCAGTGTAAGCGCACTGCGGGATTGGACCTCCTACGATATGGAAAAAAGTCCGGATGCAGTCAAGTCATTGGTGGATCGCTATTTGGCCCGCGATTATCACAACCCTCTGGCCGAATCGGAAATCAAGGGCATCAGATTCGACTTTCTCAAGTGCCTGGACCTGTATCACAGCAAAGAACTGGATATCCTGGTCAAGCAGCTTGTTATTAACCCGGGGCGCACTTATCGGCAAGACAATGCTTCGCCGGCAGCACGAAAGTGA